The proteins below are encoded in one region of Reichenbachiella sp. 5M10:
- a CDS encoding glutamine--tRNA ligase/YqeY domain fusion protein, with translation MSTEKEPLNFIEQMIEKDIKEGKNESRVHTRFPPEPNGYLHIGHAKSICLNFGLAEKYNGLCNLRFDDTNPEKEDTEYVDSIKEDIKWLGYDWGDREYYASDYFDQLYAYAVQLIREGKAYIDDQSAEEISAQRGTPNQPGQPSPFRSRSVEENLQIFEDMKAGKCDEGSHVLRANIDMTSSIMQMRDPVIYRIKKMAHHRTGDKWCIYPTYDFAHGQSDSLEKITHSLCTLEFAAHRPLYDWFIENLGIYKSEQTEFARLNLGYTIVSKRKLRELVEEGHVDGWDDPRMPTISGIRRRGYTPESIRSFADKIGVAKRNGISDVALLEFSVREDLNKKANRVLGVLDPIKLIITNYPEGQTEELDAVNNPEDESAGKRKIPFSREIYIERGDFMEEPPKKFFRLGPDREVRLKYAYIVKCTGFKKNEAGEIEEVYCEYDPATKSGQDNTGKKVKGTLGWVDAAKGIQTEVRLYDRLFMTENLNTIEDDYRNHLNPESLTIMPNAVAEPSVQDMAPGTQFQFERMGYFIIDKDSEAGKPTINRTVTLRDNWAKKNG, from the coding sequence ATGAGTACCGAAAAGGAACCGCTCAATTTCATTGAGCAAATGATCGAAAAAGACATCAAGGAAGGAAAAAACGAATCGCGTGTGCATACTCGTTTCCCTCCCGAACCCAATGGATATCTCCATATCGGACATGCCAAGTCTATCTGCTTGAATTTCGGTCTAGCCGAAAAATACAACGGACTTTGCAACCTACGATTCGACGACACCAACCCTGAAAAAGAGGACACCGAATACGTCGACTCGATCAAAGAAGACATCAAATGGCTCGGCTATGACTGGGGCGACAGAGAATACTACGCTTCGGACTATTTTGACCAGTTGTACGCCTATGCAGTCCAACTCATCCGAGAAGGCAAAGCCTACATCGACGACCAGTCCGCTGAGGAGATCAGTGCTCAACGAGGTACACCTAACCAACCGGGTCAACCGAGCCCCTTCAGAAGCAGATCAGTGGAAGAAAACCTCCAGATATTCGAAGACATGAAGGCCGGCAAATGTGACGAAGGGTCGCACGTACTCCGTGCCAATATCGACATGACTTCATCAATCATGCAGATGCGTGACCCAGTCATCTACCGCATCAAAAAAATGGCACACCACCGTACCGGTGACAAATGGTGCATCTACCCTACCTATGATTTTGCTCACGGGCAATCTGATTCGTTGGAGAAGATCACGCACTCACTCTGTACGCTGGAGTTTGCAGCACACAGGCCACTGTACGATTGGTTTATCGAAAACCTAGGCATATACAAATCTGAGCAGACGGAGTTTGCCCGACTCAACTTGGGCTACACCATCGTCAGCAAAAGAAAACTTCGCGAACTCGTAGAGGAAGGCCATGTAGATGGCTGGGACGATCCCCGCATGCCTACTATCTCGGGCATCCGCAGACGAGGGTACACTCCTGAGTCTATCCGCAGCTTCGCAGACAAGATCGGGGTAGCCAAGCGCAACGGCATCAGTGATGTGGCTTTGCTGGAATTCAGCGTGCGTGAGGACTTGAACAAGAAAGCCAACCGGGTACTCGGCGTATTGGATCCGATCAAACTGATCATCACCAACTACCCTGAGGGACAAACCGAAGAACTCGATGCAGTCAACAACCCAGAAGACGAATCAGCAGGCAAACGCAAGATCCCATTCTCACGTGAGATCTACATCGAGCGTGGCGATTTCATGGAAGAGCCCCCCAAGAAGTTTTTCCGTCTAGGACCAGACAGAGAGGTTCGCCTCAAATACGCTTACATCGTGAAGTGTACAGGATTCAAGAAAAATGAAGCTGGTGAGATCGAAGAAGTCTACTGTGAGTACGATCCCGCAACCAAAAGCGGACAAGATAATACAGGCAAAAAAGTCAAAGGAACACTCGGATGGGTGGATGCAGCCAAAGGGATACAAACAGAGGTTAGACTCTACGATCGATTGTTCATGACCGAAAACTTGAACACGATCGAGGACGACTACCGCAACCATCTGAACCCTGAGTCGCTGACCATCATGCCCAATGCCGTCGCTGAGCCATCGGTCCAAGACATGGCTCCAGGCACACAGTTTCAGTTTGAGCGCATGGGCTACTTCATCATCGACAAGGATTCCGAAGCAGGCAAACCTACAATCAACCGTACGGTGACACTACGAGACAACTGGGCCAAAAAGAACGGCTAA